aagattaagattaaagattaagattaagattaaagattaaagttaagattaaagattaaagtgacatattttgtcattggagggaactcactccaacgaaatttgttctctgcatttaacccacccaagtgacgtgcacacacacacagcaaacccggggcagtgggcgaccgcgtgcagcgcccggggagcagtggggttaggtaccttgctcaagggtacctcagtcatggacaccgggacggggaatcgaaccagcgatccaccggttacgggtccgacaccctaaccgctgatccacgactagTTAGCACGCTGCCTGTTTACACCACCTGCTCTCAGGCCAAACACGGGACGAGGGATTAGATCGAGCTGACAGCACACAGATGAACagcaacacacatacagtagacaGATGTATATAAAACCCTTAAACTATACAGGAAGTCAGCAAGGTCAAGCCTTTTCATTCTCCGCACGtacacacaagcgcacacaaaataaacaccaatCAATCAGCTTTTACACACCCACTGGGAAAGGTAAGTGTGTAAACCAGGCTTCGTGTAGCAGAGGAGGTTTCTCGCTTACAGACTTGCAATGCAGAGGGCAACGGCTCAGCTCGCTACTAATAAAACACTGACCTTTTGGCCTCAGTCTAATTTCTATAAAAACACTCTTGCAGAAGAGTTCACCCTCGCCACTCAGCATCAAAACACCGTATGAGACCTCTGCACCACGCCTGCTGTGTTGGTTCAAAAAGTTTTACAACATGTTGACAATTGTACATAAGAAGGTTTTTAACACAGCCAAAACTGAATGAGAAGGAAGTTCTGAAAGTGTACACAAACCGAACTGAAACAAAAGATAATGCTTTTAACAATAAGGCAATGTAGTGTTTGAGAAAAGCATTGTGTTGTGTGACAGGAAGGGCTGATGTTATCTTGGCTAAACCAGAAGTGGATTCCATGGAATCTCTGTGAGCTTTCCTAAGTTAACTCAGTTAATGCAATATGACAGACTGGGAAAGCTGGGAAACTTTCTGAGGTATGTCTTTGTCTTCTGGGGAAAACATGCCAGAGGGCATGAAGCTGTGGGTTGGCGCGTGTGTGTGGGAGCTCTCCTGATAGTGGTTCTATTTTAGAGAGACTTGTGCAGTGGAGACATTTCTTAGTTATCTGCCATTTCCAGCCCTGAGGAGGTGAGAGGCAAGTCTGCATCCATTCTCAGTGTGCTCAGGCTGAGCTGCCAAAGACTTGGGAGTGTGAGTAGGTGCagccacctccacacacacacacacacacacacatatatatatatatatacatatgcaGTGGGCACAACAAGGCACTTGGATGTGCATTTGTTAAAGTGGTAATTGTTCCACCGCAGTAATTGCTACAGTGAAGCCTGTAGATAATTACACTGAACACAGTGACAATCGGTGCACAAACAAATTTACCGAGCGAGGCTGAAATCGCCTTGAAAAGTGGCGCACATTAATGCCAAATGTGTATACACCAAACACacctgacatgcacacacatgcagttgaACAGAAGCGGCAAACCTCCTCTGGTGGATTCCACAAATTTCTCTCTACCACTCAAGAACATGTTTATCCTTCTCTCTTCCAAATTACAGGGTAGACTAAAAACAGGGATCGTGAAGGTAGAAAggggaagggagagaaagacaggccaggggaggaagagagaatgGGTTCAGGTGTTCAGGAACAGCTGGTCTTTCAAATGAAAAGGAGAGGGTGtaggcagacagagagatggaggggatGAGCGAAAGAGAACGAGGAGGTGTATAAAAAGACGAGATTAATATTTCCTGAGAGACGTGGAGAGTAATTGATGAACCGTTTATGATGACTGACATTATAAAAAAGATGAGACAGCCATGTGCTCAGTTGGATGGGAGAGCGCACATTATGCATTATGtgtgctgtacacacacagatacagttGATGACAGACTGGCAAACACAGCAGGCTCACTGTCCAGGGATCTACAACATACAATATCTCGCAAACACAGGACCAAGTATAAGCTTTCTCACATGCACGCAGCAGGCTGCATACAACAGCTCAGCTCTGTCAGCAAACAACGCCTTCTGGATTTCGCTCTTCAAATCTGGACATGAAACAACAATATAAAAGGAATCTGTATCATCTCGAAGGCGACACAGATAAGTGATGCATTGCTCATTTGGTTGTGCACACACTTTTGTCACCTTAAGGCTGGCCGGGGATCGAAAAACCCAGGCACATGAAGCTCCATGGGCCCAAATTGAAAATGAGAATGAATACAGTTTGGCTGTTTCGCAGTCAATTGGCCCTGTGTATTACATTTCTCTgtgacaatcacctgaagcctttataataaacaacatttgagGAGTGTCATGTATTATGCATAACGTCACAGCTGaagaaatttaagaaaaactaaatcaaaactATCCATACCTCACATTTATAAGGCTGCCAGAGGCAATTGCCCCCAAAGTGCATGTACAGCTTAGCCATGATGGGTATTCTATAGGCTTTGGCACCCTCTGCAGGATCTGAGAAGCACAGCCAAATTAAGTACCAGCTAAGTGCTCCCTCTGATCTGGGCGTCGCACAACAAGAAGTGCAATGATAAGGGCATCTCCTCAGAAAAGCACAATAAATGATGGCATCTTGACGAAACTGAAAACCAAATTGTAGAAGTTCACATATTATATTCACATACTTCAGAAATGTTTAGATTCACCCTTATACTCACATTCCCTGTTTAGGCAGCCTAAATAAGACAAATCAGGCACAGCTTAAGAAGCATGAAAGTCTACGTTAAATAAAAAGCCATTCACCCACACACCATACTATTAAGTGTGGGTGAATTCTTGTGACGATTTTCCAAATATCCCAGCGTGAATACTGCATTTATATTGTTTCCCAGATCATAGTATAAGATAGTTAAGTGCGCATTTGTTCCATGTTTAACACCCGATTTGGTTTAGGGATGTGCTGTTTGAATCTGTAGGTGGCAGTGTAGCTTTGAACGCAACTACTAAATCATGACATCATCTCTTACCAGCTACTGAAAATCAATTGTGTTGCTTATGGAAATGCAATCTTCTCGCTTTATTATCTAAAAAACTGGTTGTCATGCCATCATGCATCAGTCTGTGCAAGCTGCATGTGACACATGAGCACAGTCACAGAAAGAAGATTGATACAGAAGCACAAGTGGTATTATAGCAGCAGAGAGCACTGGCCACTGATAAGAAGCTGTACTGGCTCGCTGATAGAACAGCTCCCTGGAAGCATTGTCATATTGCTTGCCTAAACAGCACTCTGTGGTGTGCTTTTGCTGGTTAGAGGATATGAGCatgcaaaaacaccacaaataaTGGCCATTTGCTGCCCTTTTGaagaaatgacatttaattcaGGCAGGCAGGGGCTAGGGATAATTTCATGCAGCACACTTGGGTTTCCCCCTTGCAAGCTTAACTTCAACTTCTTAACAACACCATACTTGCATGGAAAGTAGCTTATCAGGTCAATCATTTGACCCTCAAGCAAACTGATTAACATTTTTCTTAACAAGTTGACAAAGAAATATAAAGCCACAGAGTCAAGCAGCTTATAAAGGATGAGCAGAGTTTGTAAAAACACCATGAAGACCCTTAATATCCCCATCTTCACTGTTTacacaagttaaaaacaaagagcacaCAGTGTTTGACTTTCTCCAAAAAAGATTTATTAAACAGATTTCTTGTTTGCAGCTGCAAcctgtggaaaaagaaaacaaatcatgaGGCATATTAATAAGCTGAATTCTGTAGCAGAGAAGAGGGGCTGCAATTCCTTCAaaaacttgttttcttcaagTTGATAATATAATCATGGGGGAAGGGGGAAATGATATTTTAATGGTTTCATTAAATTGCTGCCACAGCTGGGGCAAATGACCTTAAATATTCGAACCCATTTATATCAGTCCTGATCAAATGAAACTTCCAACCTCCTTCTCTATGGATTTAAGGGTTTACTGTATATTTCTCACCACATTAAGGCCCACCGCAATAGTGCCtccaaacaggaaatgtgaacCGTAAGTGAGTAAGATGCTATCAAATACAATTTCATGTTAACTTCTGAACAATTTGGATGTGAAACTTAACAGTTACAGTTGCTGCCATAAACCATTTTCAGGCTGACAGAACATAGCAGAAATCTCGTTTGTAAAACGGAAAAGGCATCACTCTGCACAAGTCAGAAATTCCAATACACAAGAGGGACCACTGAGAAGATGGTGAAACCAAACATGCTTCCTGTCAGTTTTGTGCAGCAGGTAGGCGGGGCTGAGCCCAGGTCTGCTCATCTGCATACTGCTCATTAGCATGGGTAAACAAGGAGAAAACTGGTGCCATATGGCAGACTTGCCAAGCGTGAAATTCCCTCCTCATGTTTACCCCTTTTACCCTTGGATTATTACAACGCTGCTGCCTCTCTACAGATTTTTGACAAGGCCcaactgtgatttgttttttggtgagagcaaacaaacaattcCAGTAGTGTGCCACACAAGGCACATAACACACTTGGCTGGCAGAAGAAAATTTGCCCAAGGACAAGTGCTTCAGAAGCCTTGCATGCTGAAGTGGCACTGGGACCATGTACTCCTGCAACAAACAGGGTGTCGCATCAAAGCAAGAGGATATTTCTGTGATCACTTACAGCACCGTACCGAGTATGAAAAACGTTACCTAAAATGCGagagtatatatatacactgtcACCAGAAACGGTTTTTGCCTGGAGGTTGCAATGATATTAAACAGCTAAGGAAGCTGATACTGGAGCATTTTGTAAAACTCAAGTGTAGCAGTAAATTAGACCAGACAgtagcacacacactgaaatcagaCAGTACAATGTTACCATTTAAAGCACTGGGAGATGCACTGCCATTGTTTTTCCCCATTGGAGACACTAAGAAAGAGTGGATAACACACTGGGCTGGCATTATGCCATCTTTGCTTGTTCAGTATGTGAAAAAGCAAGAACCGGAGTAATAGCAAGTCTTTGCTGGGCAGAACTGTGAGACTGCTGTGTAAAAAGGGCTaaacagagcaacagaaaaggCTAGGTCCTTAACCACTAGGATAGTTTAGGGCGGCCAGAAGAAaatcctctttcctttccttttacTGCACCTGTCATATTAACATATCAACATGGGCCATAATAAGACTAAACATAGCTTGTTTGACAAACCTAGTTTAAGCTATGAAGTGTAGTGTACAGGGTTTAGTGTGTCTCAATTTGCTGTAAAATTGCTGAGGGAAAATTGCAAGGCATTGTGTTAAGGTGTTTGTAAAGGGACAGCTAATCGCTTTCATGTTCCAACAAACATCACAAGTGCAACAATTTATGTTAGGTTGTGAAAAGATTAGAGGAAAGATGGAGTGCACAGCCGAAAGTATCAGTGCAGATATCACTCATTAGTATTCATACACAATCAGTAAATGGATTTGTTCATATCACATATAACACAAATTCATTCTGAACAACAATGCCAAATTATAAGAAACTTATTTTAccaattaaaaaatatcaagtaCAACCCATTTCAGTCCACCTCCTTGTTTTCGGTTAGCCCcaattattttacttttctcgGTCTGTTGTGTACCACAGGCTATGAGTGCaccatgttaaaatgttaaagacACACTACCGTATGAGTAAATACACATACAATAACTGATGCACCAAAGAGGTTTATGGGTACAATACAGACAATGACATTAATTACTAATTTATGTACTCTGATCAGTACACTGCATGAGTTGGTCTACAGTACAATGTATTCCAACctcctctaaaaaaaaaaaaaaaaggatgcaTCTGTACATGTGCAATAAGCCAAATGTTAAACAACTCCATTAATTGGGAAAGTTAAAGACTTTTGGTGAAATCCAAGTACTCAAATAAGCAAGtaacctgtgtgtttgttaccATCAATAGTTTCTCACCTGGCCAGCAATTCTGTCCAGGTCCCTGGTTCCCTGCGGTGTAAGTCTGCGACCACTGAGGGAAATAAAGaccaaaaattaaaagaatgGAAGCGcataatacaaaacataaacCTACACAACGCAATCAAAATCAATACATAAAATGCTTAAGACTTCAATAACTACTTAACGCCACATCGACCACAGTATTACAGACAGGGAAAGTCACAATTCTCCATCCTACACACTGGCAAAAATCATTCATCATCACCCCGAAACGAAAGCCATTCAAAATGGAATTTATTTTCCTGCCCACTTCAACTGAATAAAAACCAAGCCAATCAATTAGTATTCTCAACAGCATGATTACACTCGTACAGCAAAATTCAGCCTTATCCATTCAAAGATTTCAGTTATCCACCAGAATCACAGTAATGGGTCTCATTTACATCATGGTTCTGCAAAGATGaaaatgcagaagaagaaacggAGGCCAATACGGCAGAGTATTGCAAAAATGGATGAAAGTATGTGTTGAGGGGGTTTCAACTACTCAATGCCTACAGAACGCGAAAAACATGAATGTCCaaagattataaaaaaaatatcctaaaggtttttttttttttttaacataactGATTTGTGGATGATTATACAGATTactttcaacatttcaacaaaatgataataaatctTTTCTagtttcaaatgtaaaatcttaTGTAGTGGATGTAACTGGTAAGGGCACGCACCCGTTGGGATCCTTCTCAATCATCTTGAGCAGCTCAAGGGCCTGAAGCACCTTACGAGCCACGTTCTTGGATCCTACACTGTAGTGGGCAGGGCAGACACCGTTTCTCTGGCGACTTCCATAGATCTTTGTCATGGAGCCAACACCAGCACCTCCACGGAGGTACAGGTGGCGGACTGTAGAtgctgaaaacaaagtgaaagatgaaGCTATTATTATACAGCATTGGTAGGAGCAGAAGCTGCACCAAAGATGGTAAACATGGTTAAACATGGTAAAACAGAGATGTTTGGAAAAGTGGTTGTGTGGCCTCTGTATCTTATTTCGTGAGCACAAGCACAAAGATTAGAGATCAAAAAGCAAGAAATTTTTCATCACCAAGCAGAGTTTAACCCTACTTTCACCTATACTTTTAAGCtatgacacaaaatgaaattctGAGTCTCAGTTCTGGAAATGAAAGACAAATTTTCAAGCACTACCATAAGCTAAACATTGGACCTACTACTCCGTTAAAAAAAGTCATTAGCTATCAAGTCTAAATGTAAGACATCTAAAAATTTTACTACTACTAAAATGACGTGCATGACCAAATATCACCTTGGCAACCAATAGGCAACTGCGAGCATGAAGTTACACGAGAGCTCTATCATTCTGGATCGCTTAAACATTCTACTAGCCAAATGAAGACAGATATGATTGAGCATGAAATTGCAGCAGGGCTTTGAGCTGGTATTTACGAAGCAAAGGAAGCCTGCACTGTATTTATGACATCAACCACCACGAGAAATCCATATATGTCTATATATCGCTTCGGTAATGTACAATGCGGTTAGGAGTCTTTCAGCATGTGGATGAATTACATCACTCTGGTGTACTTGTCTCAACCAActtgagaaatgttttaaagttttctaTAATCAAACACCATGGTCATTGAAGccttgaatgaaaacaaatacttGGGCTTACCAGCTCTGACGTAGAACCAGTTCTCATCACTGGGGGCCAGCTCCTTGTGCTTGCCCAGTTTGACAAGGTCCACCCAGTCAGGTACCTTCAGCTTTCCTGACCTGGGACAGGCaagaaatgtgaatgtgaagttAACACCAACGATCTGCTGGAATATAGTGCTGCTTAATGCTACAGTGAACAATGAACAACAAAACTAGGAAGAAACGTAGTAGAACATTCAGTTGGACAACTTTTAGCCAAAGCAACTTTCAGTAACTGCattcaaaactcaaaaataataatctttcAAGTGTCCAACAAATTCAAGTTCTAATATGACAAAGAAACAATTTTCTTCATTGTAAACCCCACTCATCACAGCCCACTTGTAGGTGCTTACTCTGAGATgccaaatgtaaagaaaaaaagaacaagcatAAAACACTCACTTCTTCAGGAAGGCAGCGAGGGCACGGACAAACTCCTGCTGGTTGACGTCTTTGACTGTGACACCCGGCATCTAAAAACATGGCAGACACATCAACGTTACGCTGATAATTTACCATTCATCCGAAACAGGTTGTTCACGGTCCAGCAGAACCCAAGTGGTTCAAAGTTCCGTGGACTATGAGTGTGAATCAACTGTATTGACTGTACAGCGCTACATAAATTCCACCATTATGTGTGAGCATGACTGACCCGCTCAGCTAAAGTCGTGATGAATTAAACACTAAACAATGCCAATTTAACAACGCGAGCACCGGTCCCGACACTGTACGGATCATACAGGTGTGGGGTCTCTACGTTACACGCTTTCAACCGGCTTTAGCGTTCAGTGAGTAACCGCTTATCATCagcagctaacgttagctaccAGGCGCATCGTACGCGTGAATCCCACTTAGTTGTGGCCCATAACCATTTAAAAGAGAGACATTTCGCCAGACATAACTTTGAAGCGAAATATAATTTTGCCATGTGCCTCAACTTTACACTTTGACATAAGTTATTAAGTTAAATCGGCTCAGCTAGCCACTAGCTAGGAGGCCTCAACGAGGTAGCATGGGGGCAGCCATTACTAACAGGCATATAGTATGAGCGGAGCATTCTAGTAAAATCcttgtaaaacaaataaacgcTTCTGGTCACATCGCGAAAAGTTCAACCACTTTATTAATCTGTACTTCATAGCCTACCAGTTCGCGTATCGAGGGTTAGTGTTAAATATTTCAAGCAATTAAATGTCATGTAACCGAGAACGGAAAATCGCGCTTTACCTTGCTTGTGGACAGCAAAGGGAAGAGGGTGCTACGGGGTTTCCAACTCATGTTAAAACGGGCAAATCTCGTTGAATCACGCGATAccaaagtgttgtttttcccATCGATGCCTCTCATCACAGTTTACAAACGATTGGTGACAGAAAAATAGGGAAAAACTATAGAGATAGAGAAGCAGAGGCCAAATTTGCCGATGAATTTTAAGCCCCTTATAaatcttttatatttatagaaATACAgcttttaattgattaattccTAAACCTTCTACAGCTATTGTTCACCaattgtctatttatattttgtttattgccgTCTTTTTGTATGcgttttgttggttttgttttcaaatgattgttaagcactttggaaacctggtttttgaaaggtgctatataaataaagttatcataattattattattataaatatgtTCACACAAACTGAGAAAGACAAATATGTCATTTGGAGACTTTCCCCTTTGAAGTgagtgcattcagaaagaattcATTTTGCAGTAGAGTTTTCTTATTATGATCCATCTTGCCTTCCTCGAGGTCTCTTCTTGTGCAGTTAACCAAGAAATACTGCAGCTGCATTCAAAATTGCAGTAGGCAAGTATGTTTTTAATCTCTGTTTTTGATTTGGATTGTGGGTAAATTTTTGTGAATTTGAGGCCCCTTGATTGAGCTCAGTGCTCCCGCTGCCAGAAGCTCTGGCCTTTTGGCAGTCAGTGGGAAAATTAGTTGGATAAAAACTGATATgcttgagtgtttttttttggtgtttttttttttttttttttttaaatataggCACATTTTTCCAGGCCATGACTGGCAGGCTGAAAGTTCAAgatcatttgcatttaaaaattaaagcaaacattCTGTGAAGACAAAGCTTAGTTTTCAAATTTAGTTAGTTTTAAATTTAGGAGCTCTAGGCTTTTTCTCTTAGTAGGCAATAGAGTTTTGCAtagtttctctgttttctgaagAATATTACCATATGTAGGGATATTACTGAGTGAACTGTCCAAGATAAAAGGACTATAATGGATAATGTAAAGTTTAGGCTTAAATGTATTATTGAGGACATGCAGTATTGTAGAAACATGGTTCATATTCAGTGCTGTCTGCGTTTTTTGATTCACGGAACAATGCCTTCAGATAAGTTTAAAATGTCTTCGATATCTCTGTTCATCACCTCCAACACATTCCCACCACCAAAAAGCACATTGCCTGCGGAGTAAAGAGCTATCtcctatttttatttgtctctctcAAATTAAGAGAAAATTGAAGGTGTCAAATAAAAGGGAGCTATAAGAATAAAGAATCAACTtttgttctgtgtatgtgtgactttacatacttgtatgtgtgtgaagtctactttatttacatatttctttGGCTAGCAGAAGTGGTGTTGCCCTTTGCACATCTCAGATGGAAAGGGCAGCTATGCTCCAACATTGACACAATTGATATGTttgcagagacaggagagagagatagaggcAGGTGGATAAGCAGATGTCAATGAATCAGGTTTACACTCAGTCagtgcaggcaggcagagataGAGGTAGAGATCCTGGGGGGAAATAAAAAGGCAGCCAAGTTATACAGAGGATAAATTATAGATCATTGTATAAACTTGGCCTATTTTTGTCATCGCAGGGCCACACGACAGGTAACTGTACCTTTTTTATCCTAATTTACTTCTTTGACAATATATCAACAACCAGGCACCACTGAACTTTTCAGCTCTCTAAAAAGGACTGTGCTGAAAGGTTTGGCCCCAGCTTGGATGTTGTTTCAAATAacttaattgattaattaaagCAATTAATTAGACTGGGAGTGACCAGCCACCAATTTGAATTGAAAACTCATACAAggtggattaatccacattaATTACTTCAGTAAATCAATTTTACTGAGGCCTTTCTAGCGGTGAGACAGGAAACTGTATAAAGTGATTATGAAGCGGTATAAGGAGGCTATTTTTTATTACAGAAAAGTGACTACTAACACAATTGTTCTGAAAAGGTCAAACTAATTATGCGGAATGGACAGGTGTCACATTGCTGTAGCAAATCTGCTATTTCAGTATTCGTCCACTTCAGTTTATCAGAGACTATTGTTTGAAAATCCACTGAAATTAGCTGCCAATcatttttgaatgcattttctgGAAATTACTCATCGAGGGAGTGTGAGCTTGGTTGATTGAGTGTCAGCACTCatgtatttacacacaaatgtctaggcctgtttgtgtttcagagagtATGAATGTGCAAATGATGCATCGTGGGCCAAAGGGAGGAGAGGCAAAACAAAGACCAGAAAAAGAGGCGAGAAAAGAGAGTGTTAACAGTATGTTGCCACCCAGCTTGGTGCTTGTTGCTCCACGTTTGCATGGTGCTCACATCCTCAGCGGAGAAGTTCTGTCAAGTTTGGTCTGGCCTGACCTTTTCAATCTCCAGGCACGTCTGCAGCTCTCCAATACCTATCAAAATATCTACTCTCTCCCTGTCCGTCTCTCTGCCTGTAGCACAAACTTGCATCACA
This sequence is a window from Scatophagus argus isolate fScaArg1 chromosome 9, fScaArg1.pri, whole genome shotgun sequence. Protein-coding genes within it:
- the rps19 gene encoding 40S ribosomal protein S19 produces the protein MSWKPRSTLFPLLSTSKMPGVTVKDVNQQEFVRALAAFLKKSGKLKVPDWVDLVKLGKHKELAPSDENWFYVRAASTVRHLYLRGGAGVGSMTKIYGSRQRNGVCPAHYSVGSKNVARKVLQALELLKMIEKDPNGGRRLTPQGTRDLDRIAGQVAAANKKSV